A DNA window from Syntrophaceae bacterium contains the following coding sequences:
- a CDS encoding N-acetyltransferase has translation MNVELEPLSPDHGGPVIDIFNHYIEHTFAAFLENRVPYAFFNVLLKTAEGYPAAVVKTEAGDVVGFGFLRPHSPIPTMAGTAEISCFLHPDHCGRGIGGIMLDHLLEAAALKGIHTVLAAISAVNEPSIRFHRKNGFAECGRFREVFRKRGRFVDTVWMQRLLGNGK, from the coding sequence ATGAACGTGGAACTGGAGCCCCTTTCGCCGGACCACGGCGGGCCGGTGATTGACATTTTCAACCACTATATCGAGCATACCTTCGCGGCGTTTCTGGAAAACAGGGTGCCCTACGCCTTCTTCAACGTCCTGCTCAAAACGGCGGAGGGATATCCCGCCGCCGTCGTGAAGACGGAGGCGGGGGATGTCGTCGGCTTCGGCTTTCTCCGCCCCCACAGCCCGATCCCGACCATGGCGGGGACGGCGGAGATCTCCTGTTTCCTGCATCCGGACCACTGCGGGCGGGGAATCGGCGGAATCATGCTGGACCATCTACTGGAAGCCGCTGCGTTGAAGGGGATCCATACCGTCCTGGCGGCCATTTCGGCGGTCAATGAACCGAGCATCCGGTTTCACCGCAAGAATGGATTCGCCGAGTGCGGCCGATTCCGGGAGGTGTTCCGGAAACGGGGCCGTTTTGTGGACACGGTCTGGATGCAGCGCCTGCTGGGAAACGGAAAATGA
- a CDS encoding peptidylprolyl isomerase — protein sequence MAMKQWDGPPEMLIDPDKKYRGTIETARGIIEIEFYPQHAPLTVNNFVFLAREGFYDGVVFHRVIPDFVIQGGDPTGTGRGGPGYRFEDECEGNPLIHERGVLSMANAGPGTNGSQFFITHSPQPHLNGRHTVFGKVVAGLDVIDAIRQGDKMDKVTIIESE from the coding sequence ATGGCCATGAAGCAATGGGACGGTCCGCCGGAGATGCTGATCGATCCGGACAAAAAATACCGCGGGACGATTGAAACCGCACGGGGCATCATTGAGATCGAGTTTTATCCGCAGCATGCACCGCTCACCGTGAACAACTTCGTCTTCCTGGCCCGCGAGGGCTTCTATGACGGGGTCGTGTTCCACCGGGTGATTCCCGATTTTGTCATCCAGGGGGGCGATCCGACGGGCACCGGCCGGGGCGGCCCCGGGTACCGCTTCGAGGACGAGTGCGAGGGAAACCCCCTGATCCACGAGCGGGGTGTTCTCTCCATGGCGAACGCCGGCCCCGGCACGAACGGCAGCCAGTTCTTCATCACCCACTCGCCGCAGCCCCACCTGAACGGTCGGCACACGGTCTTCGGGAAGGTCGTGGCGGGCCTGGATGTCATCGACGCGATCCGTCAGGGGGACAAGATGGACAAGGTGACGATCATCGAGAGCGAATAG